The genomic segment CCGAGCCGGCGCCCACGACGACGGTGGCCGAGCAACCGGTCGTGCCCGTCGAGACTCAGCAGTTCGACCCGCTCGCGCCGACACCCGCCGCGCCCCCGTCGAACGGCACGAGCTCGAGCTCGAGCTCGAGTTCGAGCGGCGGCTCGTCGGGCGCGTCGGCCACGAATCAGGAGTTCGGCCCATGAACAGGAACCGCGCCAACCGCGCCAGTCGGGCCGGCCGCGCCAGTCGCGCCGCGGTACGAGCGGCGGGTCCGCTCGGACTGGCCATCGCGCTTGCAGCGGTCACCCAGGTCGGCGCCCGGGCCGAGGAGCCCACGCCCGCGGCGCTCGAGGTCGGTCTGTACGAGGTCGTCCAATGCGCATCGGACCATCGCGACGCTCCCGACGCCCAGGTATCCGCGGAGCTCGGGTACGACGCGAGGTCGCGCTGCGACAACCGCGAGGACAACCGCACCCTCCGGATCGCCAACACGAGTCGCGTCACCGAGGGCCGGACCGCCCGGATCGTCTATGTCGCGCCGCCGTCGACCGAGATAGTCGCGGCGGAGGTCTACGCCAACCTCGAGAACGACGGCGGCCACAACGTCTCGCTGTCCATGGCCGACGCCAGCGGCAGCGAGGCCGGCGCGATCGCCAACGGCGGCCAGGCCTACGACGGCTGGCGAACCGAGCGCTGGAGTTCCCCCTCCGGAACCGGCCGCGCCCGAATGATCCTCCGCGTCACCTGCGAGCGCGACGTCTGCGACCGCTCCGGCGACCTCCGGGCGTCGATGAGGAATGTGCGGTTGACGCTGCGGGACGTGGCGGCGCCGGAGATCGTGCGGGCGAGTGGCTCGCTCGTCGAAGACGCGTGGATCACCGACGAAGCCGAACTCGGCGTGCTGGTGCGCGACTCTGGCTCGGGGGCTCGGTCAATAGAGCTTTCGGTCAACGGCGATGTTGATGATCGTCCGTCGTCCGCGTGCGACGCGTTGAGAGACGGCACCGCGCTTCGAGCGAAGCCTTGCGCTGAGGAGTCGGAGACCAATTTCGGTGCAGTGGTGGTCGAGGCGCCTTATTCGCAGGGCGATAACGCCGTGCAAGCGTGCGCGGTCGACTTCTCCCTACAGCGGAGCTGTCGTAGCTACAACGTCCGTGTCGATAGTGAAGCCCCGGAGGGCTATTTCGGCGAGCAGACCGAGGACGACCCCGAACTCTTGCGAGTGCCTGTATCTGACTCAACCTCTGGTGTCTCCTCCGGGCAGATTCGATTCCGTCAGATCGGCGCTCGCGATTGGATCGATCTCCCTACGAGTCTTGTCGACGGTGAATTACGGGCCCGCGTCGACTCGTCCTCCTACCCCGAAGGCAGCTACGAGTTCGAGGCGAACATCAGCGATGTCGCGAGCAATTCAGCGGCGACGAACGTCAAGGCGGATGGATCGCCAATGGTCGTCGAGTTCCCTTTGCGTGAGTCCGCAACGGTGAGAGCCCGAATTGGTCGCAACGGCCGTGGCTCAACGATCGGCTACGGGCGTAACAGCAATGTGAGTGGGATCCTCGTCGATTCTTCAGGAAGTCCTGTGCCGGGCCGCCAGGTCACTGTCACCGAGTACTTCGGGGACGGGGCGCTGATCAATGCGCGCGTCCGCCAGGTCACGACCTCCGCATCCGGAGAGTTCACCTCGACGCTCCCCAATGGTCCGAGTCGGCGCGTTCATGTCACATACGAGGGTGACGAGCAGTACCTGCCCGACTCAGAGACGGCCGGCAAGCTTCGGGTGAAGAGCGCCGCGACCTTGAAGATCTCGAGGAAGAAGATCCGTCCCGGCGACCGCGTCCGCTTCTCAGGGAGGGTTGGAAGGCTCGGTGCGCGAGTCCCCCCGGGCGGCAAGCTGATCGAGCTTCAAGTCCAGGAGGCCCCCGGCAAATTCAACACGATTCGACAGGCCTTCAGGACGAACAACCGCGGGAAGTTTCGGTTCAAGTACCGATTCGGACGCTTCTACACCGAACCGATTCGGTTCAAGTTCAAGCTAAAGGTCGTTCGAGAGCAAGGTTGGCCATACGTTACGCCGGTTCGATCGCGCGCTCGAGGATTGCGGATCAAGCCGCGCTGACCGTAGGGTTTCCCCCGTGCATCGGTTTCGTCGCTACCTGAGCTATGCGAACGTCGTGGCGACCCTGGCCCTGGTTGTCGCGATGGCTGGGGGTGCTTACGCAGTGACCCAGTTTGGAACCCGCGACGTGAAGAACAACAGCCTGCGTAGCGCTGACTTGAAAAATCGGAAGGCAGTTACCGGTCGCGATATCCGACGGAACTCGCTGTCTGGGGCCGAGATCCTTGAGAGTGGTCTCGAGACGAAACCCCTTGTCCAGGTGTCCGGCGACGGCTCAGGGGTCTGCGATCCTGAGGATGGGATTCCCCAGACATGTGCCAAGGCTTCAGTCGGTCTCCCTCGACGAAGCAATCTGCTCGTGACCGTGACCGGCGGCTTCACTTCCACGAGCGGGACCCCCGCCTCGGCTAGCTGCGCTATCGAGGTCGACGGCCGACCGCCTGCGACTCTCCTTAATCCGGGGGAGGCGAACAACGCGAATACGTCGCCGACAGCGACCAACGGCTTCGCCGGCACCTATCTCCCCGATTCGCCGGTTTCAGCTGGAATGCATGACGTCGCCCTGACTTGCACCCAAATCGGCTCCGCCGACGCCGTCATCGAAGACCCCTCCATCGCCGTGATCGCCGTCGCCGCCCCCTAGCGCCGACCACGCGGCGACGCATCGTCGCGCCCGATAGCTTTCCGCCCCGACCACGCCGACCCCGCCAAGGAGCCCGCCTGATGTCAGGAGCCGCAGCGCCAGCACTCGATCGCCGTCTCGTCCTCGCCGACACGATCCCCGGTGCGCGCGTCCGCGACGCCGTCCTCGTTCTTAGCGGTGCCCTGCTGGTGGCCGCGCTCGCGCAGGTCGTGATCCCGCTGCCCGGGACGCCGGTGCCGATCACTGGTCAGACGCTCGGCGTCGGTCTCGTCGGCGCCTGCCTCGGTATGAACCGCGGCGCCCTTTCGCTCGCGCTCTACACGCTGCTCGGACTCTTCCTGCCGTTCTACTCCGACGGGGGCTCCGGGACCGAGGTGCTCTTCGGCGCGAACGGCGGCTACATCTTCGGCTTCATCCTCGCCGCCGCGGCGATCGGCTACCTGGCCGAGCGCGGGGCGGACCGCAAGGTTCTCGCGGCCTTCGCGGCGTTCGTGGTCGGCCAGCTACTCATCTTCGGGATCGGAGTCCCCGTCTTGAAGATGTCGCTCGACATGACCTGGTCGGCGGCTATCGCCGCAGGCTTCACGCCGTTCATCGTCGGCGGGCTGATCAAGGCCGCCATCGGGGCCGCCGTGCTGCCGTCGGCATGGGCGCTCGTGCGCCGCTTCGAGCGCCGCGACTGAGCATCTCGCCCGGTCGCAGCCGGGTCGGTAGCTGACACAGAATCGGCACACGGTGCCAACGTCTAGGCACGGTTTATCCCTCTAAATAGCTGTTTCTCGTCCGCCAT from the Thermoleophilia bacterium SCSIO 60948 genome contains:
- a CDS encoding carboxypeptidase regulatory-like domain-containing protein, yielding MNRNRANRASRAGRASRAAVRAAGPLGLAIALAAVTQVGARAEEPTPAALEVGLYEVVQCASDHRDAPDAQVSAELGYDARSRCDNREDNRTLRIANTSRVTEGRTARIVYVAPPSTEIVAAEVYANLENDGGHNVSLSMADASGSEAGAIANGGQAYDGWRTERWSSPSGTGRARMILRVTCERDVCDRSGDLRASMRNVRLTLRDVAAPEIVRASGSLVEDAWITDEAELGVLVRDSGSGARSIELSVNGDVDDRPSSACDALRDGTALRAKPCAEESETNFGAVVVEAPYSQGDNAVQACAVDFSLQRSCRSYNVRVDSEAPEGYFGEQTEDDPELLRVPVSDSTSGVSSGQIRFRQIGARDWIDLPTSLVDGELRARVDSSSYPEGSYEFEANISDVASNSAATNVKADGSPMVVEFPLRESATVRARIGRNGRGSTIGYGRNSNVSGILVDSSGSPVPGRQVTVTEYFGDGALINARVRQVTTSASGEFTSTLPNGPSRRVHVTYEGDEQYLPDSETAGKLRVKSAATLKISRKKIRPGDRVRFSGRVGRLGARVPPGGKLIELQVQEAPGKFNTIRQAFRTNNRGKFRFKYRFGRFYTEPIRFKFKLKVVREQGWPYVTPVRSRARGLRIKPR
- a CDS encoding biotin transporter BioY, with product MSGAAAPALDRRLVLADTIPGARVRDAVLVLSGALLVAALAQVVIPLPGTPVPITGQTLGVGLVGACLGMNRGALSLALYTLLGLFLPFYSDGGSGTEVLFGANGGYIFGFILAAAAIGYLAERGADRKVLAAFAAFVVGQLLIFGIGVPVLKMSLDMTWSAAIAAGFTPFIVGGLIKAAIGAAVLPSAWALVRRFERRD